ggttaGTTTGTTACTCACTCCATATGACATTTAGAAATCCAGTGCTGCAATAGTCTGTGGTAGTGATTTATATCTAACCTCTTACCTCCCCAATAACACTGCTAATGTAGTAGTATGCATGAAAATAGTAACACATCAAAGCCTGTCCATTTATTGAATCCAAAATCCTAGGCTTTTAGGCATAAGTACTTGAAGTGAAAAGAGCATATCTGTATTCATCCATCCCAAAACCACATAAGACAAACATGCTGATACTGCTACTTATTAGCAGAAATGTCCATGCCGCACGCTTACCACACATGGTCGTGTTTGTATCCACAGGTGCCACTAAATAGAGTGTGCCTGTTCACTAGTGTTGATGAACATGCTGTTTGTGTGCCGGTCGGTCAGTGTGGTCAGCATGCAATTGACCATTATGGTCAGATTGACCTCATTTTGCATGTAACATGTTTACTCCCCTTCCCCAATCAGCCGGAAAACATCATGCTGTCAGCCAAGATGGCGCCAAACACTGACATTAAGATCATCGACTTTGGGCTGGCCCACCGCTTCCAGCCAGGGGAGGAGTACAAGTGCATGAGTGGCACCCCCCAGTATATTCGTGAGTAGTACAGTCATTTCATATGTGTTAGGCCCAGTTTAAATACCATGTAAATGCATCCTTCCTCATCTTTTGCTGTGAAGCACTTACTGACATGACTGGATTCTTGAGTACTGGATTCTTGAAACCATCGCTTTTGTTATATCCAATTGTCCCACCACTGATTGAGGGAGGATGGATACTTTAGAAAAAGACTAGGACAAactgtaagctaggttcaggaTGGTTTCTGCCACCATGGTGCATCAGTCAGAATGAGAAGCAGGAGATGGAACCAGAATCCAGGTTTAGGGGTATTTATTAAACAAAGTTCAAACACAGGTACGAACAGAGGCACATGGGGGAGTGTTGTATTGGGACAGAGGTAGGGCTTGTGCTTTAGGATGTGGCTTGTAAGGCCTTGGAGATAGGATTGGATGTAGTGGTCTGGAAGGGAGATTCAAAAGGGAAACATTAGGAACACGACATAAAGCTGCTGAAGTGACAAAGTAGTGCCAGGTGACTTATAAGGAATGAGTTTAACATATAACTACAAACTAAGGAGGCTGCCAGGACTAAACACAAAAGGGCCATTAGCATAGCAGGGATATAAAGGATACAACATAACAAGTTCAGGCAGCATAATATACATGGTTAACATTTCTCCTACAATATAAGGCACTTACTTAATCATATCAAGCACAATGGCAGGATGGAGCCACCTCGTGACATCACCAAGCAAACTATTCTAGTGTGTAGGAAGGAGCATGCCACTTAAATAGAACCTGAAAGGGGTGGAAAAAGACAAAAGTGCCGTGATTTAGGCGTGGAAACAGGTGTGATGGAAAGGGGCGCAGTCTAGGGTAATTGGAGACAATTAGAAGACTGTAGGAGTGTTATGACCCTTCACAACAGATGCATTATTAAAGAATTGGAACAGGCCCTTTGTAATGCAATCCCTACTGTGTTCTGTGGAAGTTAGCGTGTATTTCCAGGTCCAGGGTTTTCCATGGAGACAGTGAAAGAAGTGCAGTGTCATGATCTGGGTTGATGGTGTTATGATAAACTAGGGGGGTTGCAAATCCagttgaaacaggaagtgatttGGAGGATGTAGGATAGTCGCTATTTCAGTCATAACTAAAATACACCCCCAACTCAGATAATTTAAGAAACCTCTTATCAATATAATAATTATATTCTACATATATTTAAAATCTACATATTTAGTAAAACAGTATATCATAAAGCAAAAATGCATAACAAAGCAAAAATATCTTTAAAATCCTATTAGATTTTGAAACAACAGGTAGTTTGCCCCAAGACAAAGAGCTGTTGTCAAACTAGCTGCTTCAACACAGATTTGGCCAGCATGATAAGGTTGGCATGGTTCCAAAGCTCTTCCTGTTTGGAATTCAAATGTGTTTTCCCACCAGTAGCAGCTACAGTACGGTAGGTTTAAATAATACAATGCGACTGGTGGAGAAAGTTATCTCAAAGCCACTGGAGTTGTTTGACTTGTAGGAACAATCTATTCATGTTTTTCTGATGAATGCAGTGTTCCGTTTGCATTCTTAAAAATGTGAAATTGTTCCTTCAGGCAGTGTGAAGTCTGACAGGCCTTCTGGGCTTGTCTATGCATGTAGCTGCATTTATGACAAGTTTCTCcgattgctttattggcatgaaatacAATTTGTAGAATTTGTAGATAAAGCAGTATAGCGGTACAGCATTTCAGTAAATACaagtgaaaggggatacctaatcagttgcacaactgaatgcattccacctcatttaacccaacccctctgaatcagagaggtgcatggggctgccttaattgacgtCATCAGCacccagggagcagttgttgttgttgggggttaactgccttcctctctctctctctctcagcccctgaAGTGATCAACTACGAACCTCTGAGCACAGCTGTCGAcatgtggtgagtgtgtgtactGCCCTCTCTTCCAACATATACAGACACCTAAAATGACCCCCTTCCATCTTGATGAATAAGCCCCTGGGATGCGTTTGGACATGTGTAGGCACGCATTCCCTAAACAGTGTGACTGTTTCTGGTTGAATGCATTAAGTACACCCTATGTGTTAAAACACTGTATCACAATCTGATTCTCTAGTGGGTTtcgactaaatcaaatcaaatacggTGTTTTTTTTACACAGAAATGAACTGGTCGGAGTCTAAAGGGTTGGATTTGATTGTAGTACAGTAGAATATGAGTGTACACAGACGCGCTCCAGCACAATGTTAATAAATGGTGCTCAAAACTGAGGTACTTAAAAAAAGAACAATGAACAATTCTTACCCCAGGACACTTCACATTGTGACGATCCCCGAAAAGTAAAGGAGCATTCAGATGGCTGTGTTTATCTTTGAGGTTTATTTTAGGGACAAACAGACAGGCTTATGTTTTCGACGTGTCATGCCTCTCCACCAGAACCTTAAACAGGAAACTGCCCAGAGACAGCTGATTAGTGCTTTTAGAAATACAAAAGCAAGCATTAAAAAACTACTCACCACAACAGCTCTAATGTCTACATCCTTTGGAATAAAGTTAAGCTAATGAGATAATAACTGAGTCTCTCTAGGCCTCTGTGAGCAAAATAATAACAACAACGTTTTTTCTTTGTTTGTGTTTGCCTCCCCCTATAGGAGCATCGGAGTGATCACCTACATACTGTAAGTTGGGGGAGAAAAGGGGGGTGCTACTGTACGTTTGGATTCACACATATGCCCAATTCCAAATCAACCCATGGCCTACCATAACCCTTCATTtttaatgattattattatttatttatttgttgtggtggggggtggggataGATAAgcattaatattgcagatagattgtgacttccatcaatgtaattgtctgcattatttccaatcccctatatatttttgtgtgtatatgtaaactctgcaaaaaaagaaacggcccattttcaggaccctgtctttcaaagataatttgtaaaaatccaaataacttcacagatcttcattgtaaagggtttaaacactgtttcccatgcttgttcaatgagccataaacagttaatgaacatgcacctgtggaacggtcgttaagacactaacagcttacagacggtaggcaatgaaggtcacagttatgaaaacttaggacactaaagaggcctttctactgactctgaaaaacaccaaaagaaagatgcccagggtccctgctcatctgcgtgaacgtgccttaggcatgctgcaaggtaggcatgaggactgcagatgtggccagggcaataaattgcaatgtccgtaatgtgagatgcctaagacagcactacagggagacaggacggacagctgatcgtcctcgcagtggcagaccacgtgtaacaacacctgcactggatcggtacatccgaacatcacacctgcgggacaggtacaggatggcaacaacaactgcccgagttacaccaggaacgcacaatccctccatcagtgctcagactgtccgcaataggctgagagaggctggactgagggcttgtaggccttttgtaaggcaggtcctaaccagacatcaccagcaacaacgtcgcctatgggcacaaacccaccgtcgctggaccagacaggactggcaaaaagtgctcttcactgacgagttgcggtttttctcaccaggggtgatggtcggattcgcgtttatcgtcgaaggaatgagcgttacactggagcgggatcgatttggacgtggagggtctggggcggtgtgtcacagcatgcagctggtggccacaccagatattgattgttacttttgattttgacccccctttgttcagggacacattattccatttatgttagttacgtctgtggaacttgttcagttcatgtctcagttgttgaatcttgttatgttcatacaaatatttacacatgttaagtttgctgaaaataaacgcagttgacagtgagaggacgtttctttttttgctgagtttatatcattTTGTCTTTCTTTAGTATTTTCTCCTAactctaccacccctcccctaattggattaaactaatggacaacaacacttaggcttccacttctagcttatacatactatatacattttacggacacagtgtATTTTACAATAgctatcttttgtttgtttttagtcccattcttcagctaccctcaacccctcctatccatctctgaacaccatccagttttgatttctgttTGCCGTATatgtttcaactgtgctgtgatgtttcacaaaaggtctgaacctttctattctcattgtttcaacagattgtaaattaaagatacacatttttgctataagtattattatatttttgatcgattgactatgacttttcaaatcacccagcattgctatttgcagagttaatcAGATAGGTATTAACAATGTGGCAATAGCGCCATCTTCCTCTCTGTTGACTTGGAATTGTGCAATAGTAACAGCAACCTTCTTTCCTCTGACTCCCCTTTATTTTTTCCAGACTGAGTGGTATGTCCCCGTTCCAAGGGGACACGGACGAGGAGACGCTGAGGAACATCATAGCCCTGAACTATAAGTTTGACGACCACCACTTCAGCATGACCAGCGCCATGGCCAAAGACTTCATCCAGAAGCTCTTAGTGAAAGATCAGAAGTAAATAATGCATTGGTCATGGGTAATTTGGCCTATTATGATGTCAAGACAAATATGGAAAGTGACTGGAATAGTGAAAGCATCACTTATTTTGTGACTTTGCACCTATTTTAAATGGACTATACTAGGTTTTTTTTCAGCCACTATACTTTCTTTTCAGCCTCTATTGATTGATAGAATAGGAACTGTGTATTGTATGAATAGATCACCCTTTGTCTAACTTTCTGTGGTtacttgtctgtctctgtgtagtGAGAGAACGACAGCTGAGAATGACAGCTTTCTATTTCAGACGCCATTGATAGAATATGAACTCGCGTATCAAATTAATAGATGACCTTTTGTCTGACCGcctgtggtgtctgtgtgtgcactgATCTTattgtctctctgtcggtctgtctatGTGTAGTGAGAGAATTACAGCTCAGGAGTGTCTACAGCACCCCTGGATCAAGGTGAGAGTCAGCAGCACAAGGCTTTGCTCCATACAAACTGTTTAATATGGAAAGGATAAACACTGACATTCTGTACATTAGCTTGGAAATAATGGACGAGGCGGAGCAGAGGTAAAGTACAGAACGTTGGCATTTATCCCGCTTATACCATAGTTGCCAAAGAAAACAATACCATAAGCACACATTTACCAGTAGAAAGacacgcgacccagtcgttcgttcctTATGTTCcatggcaacgttcttatccaaCGGCTAACACAGTCACGACCTCTGCAGtagctgttttctattgacattcatttggatgcatccataacaatgagctgataatgtccgattttgcctggcatagatAGAAAAATGTGCCTTCTCGTCAGGACACTCAACACTGTTAATTACGAGGAGATCGCGTTGCATATCAAACACTAGGctagaagctagctaaatagtttgTTGCTAGCAAACCTGCCAATATGACAAGCAAATTAAAATATAAGTTGCTGAAAACAGCTCCTCAAACTTTAAACGTGGGAGTATTTGACAGCATAGAGCCACTTGCGTCATGACTGCAACAGTAGGGACCAGAGAAATTCATATTCATCACTCACCACGTTACATCAGATGCTCCAAAAAATATATCTCTGCAAAAACAAATCAATAGTAGCTATTTTTTTCCTCGTTGGACCTGCGTTTGTGTGGTTGTTGGATTAGGTTTCTGTAACTTTGTAGCAAGTACAGTTTGCATGTGTAGGCGCTTATTGCTTCACAAATGCAAGGTGTCCCGATATCTTTTccaactgtcccgttatctggttttaatgtccattctagaatTCCCTTCTAATCAATCAGAAATGAGTATTCAACAAGGCTGCGGTATAATGCACGTTTAATATGTGTATTTGTTTTTAATCTCGACATTGATTAATTTGATCCCCTTCACttattatctctccctctcttttagcCTTTGACACGGAAACAGGTGGCCAACAGGAATCGCTCTTCCATCAACATGAAGAACTTTAAGAAGTTCAATGCCAAGAGGAAATGGAAGGTGAGTAGGATATATGGCCTATTTATATCATATCATTTTATGCCATATCACATATTATTATGACACTGAATGAAGCTCAAATCTTGAAAATGTTCGTGTGTTTTGTTAAACAGATAATGAAATCAAACTGATGTCATTGCTAGAGTCAATGCGTGTCTTCTTGAGCTAAATTAACAAATAGGATATGAATGTGAGGCGGCAACGTTTTGTTCGAATGGCCCTTTTCAAGTCTACTCCCTAATGGGCAAACCAGCTTTCAAAATAATAGGCTGCGGATTTTGCTAAAAGGCGTCAAAATAGTTTAGTAGGCTGCAAAATATTTCAGGCTGAAGTTTGGTCAAAAGCTGCAAAATATTTCAAAGGCCTGCTAAATATTTCGGTCTTCAATATTTCGGCCAGAGAAATATTTAATGCTGTTAAGTTTTGTGAAAAGCGGCAAAATATTTGAAACGCCAGCAAAATATTTCAAAGACCATCAAAATATTTCAGGCCGCAAATTTGTTAAGGAGTTTAGAAATATTTTTGCCTGTGATGTTTGTTCAAATGAACagcactagctagttagctacgtaGGAAGAATCGCTAACAACGTAGTTAAGACGTTAGCAGCGTCATCTATTTAGCTACGTAGTTAGCAGCGGTAGCAAGTTAGCTAAATCGTTAGCAAACCTAGCTAACAACGCTAGTTAGCTACGTCATTAGCAGCGCTAGTTATGACCATAGCAGCACTATATAGTTAGCTACGTCATTAGCAGCGCTAGTTTTGACCATAGCAGCACTATATAGTTAGCTACGTCATTAGCAGCGCTAGGTATTTTGCTATGTCGTTACTGAGTGCTAATAAtattggggggtggggggagttGTCATGTCCACAGAAGAGTGGGGGCAAGGATGGTGAGGGGGGTGAGGGTTGAAGTAATATCtataccgtagggatggtgccaggtttcctccagacgggacgcaaagagttcaatcttggtttcatcagaccagagaatattgtttctcatggtctgagagtgctttaggtgccttttggcaaattccaagtgggctgtcatgacccttttactgaggagtggcttccgtctggccactctaccataaaagcctgattggtggagtgctgcagagatggttgtccttctggaaggttctcccatctctacagcgCTTTGTCAGAGTCcccatcgtgttcttggtcacctccctgaccaaggcccttctccctcgattgctcagttatGCAGGGCGGCCAGCTCAAGGCAGAGTctctgtggttccaaacttcttccatttaagaatcagGGAGGCCACTGTGGGGATTTTCAatgctgactaggtatccccctttccccaattgactgatttcattatatgaactgtaactcggtaaaatctttgaaatggttgcatttatttttcttcagtgtaCATTGAGAAGCAGGGTGTATACATCGTAGTGTCAAATAACACTGTCTTTTTCTGTCTATAACATCTGACTCTTATGTTCCCGTCCCCTCGACATCCtattcctttctttctcttttcatatctcctttcctctgctttctttctttctttctttctttctttctttctttctttctttctttctttctttctttctttctttctttctttctttctttctttctttcttttctttctctctctagatgTCATATAACATGGTATGGGTGTGTAACCGGCTGCATCGACTTAAGATGCTATGTAAGACTAGTGCACTGGCGGACGAGGAACTGGTGAGTAAGGCTGCCATGATAGTTTAACTAAGAGTTACACTTGAACGAAACCTATTACATTATTTTAATAAAGAGTGCCCCCTATTTCAACCTCTATTGCTAAAAATGCTATTAATTGCAAAAATTGTATTCTATACATAAAACATTGCAAAGAACTTGACTGTATTCAAATACAAGCAATGTTGTACATGCACCATAGTTCCTGGAACCATTCTGGAAAGAACAATGTCAAAGAAAATAACCGAGCCAGCACACTATGATTTGTGTCTGCCCTATAGTGTGAGTCAGGGAAAAGAGAACTAACCTGCTATATCTCTCCTCGTCATCAGAGACAGTGTGAGAGTGACCAGGAGG
This genomic interval from Salmo salar chromosome ssa27, Ssal_v3.1, whole genome shotgun sequence contains the following:
- the LOC106588554 gene encoding death-associated protein kinase 2, translated to MAVFNKLDNVEDLYEIGEVLGSGHFGQVREVRERATGAHWAGKFLKIRKCASSRLGMERKSVEREVEVLQALQHPNIMALKDVFESRAEVVLVLELISGGELFDFIAEKENLTESEAIEFMKQILLGVGFMHSKQIGHFDLKPENIMLSAKMAPNTDIKIIDFGLAHRFQPGEEYKCMSGTPQYIPPEVINYEPLSTAVDMWSIGVITYILLSGMSPFQGDTDEETLRNIIALNYKFDDHHFSMTSAMAKDFIQKLLVKDQNERITAQECLQHPWIKPLTRKQVANRNRSSINMKNFKKFNAKRKWKMSYNMVWVCNRLHRLKMLCKTSALADEELRQCESDQEDTETKPSSLIRRRLSSSS